A single Endozoicomonas sp. NE40 DNA region contains:
- a CDS encoding DUF4956 domain-containing protein translates to MLESVDPLLISYLPQDIKSTLFPYASISLAALALNLLIGYALANLIGIHFRKYSKAFGNRKDFSRLFPTLMLSIILIITVVKASLALALGLVGALSIVRFRTPIKEPEELVYLFLNIGIAIALGAGQTFAAIAACFIILVLLIFSRKKTAQSFHENALFLSVSYAMEAGTSKEAILSGLKNVLINYVTRMELSRLDFSESKVDALFFINVDSAGELDSIMNELNNKFDHVEISILEQNDISGL, encoded by the coding sequence ATGTTGGAATCCGTTGACCCCTTATTGATTTCCTATCTACCACAGGATATCAAGTCTACATTGTTTCCTTATGCCAGTATCAGCCTGGCAGCATTGGCTCTGAACCTGCTTATTGGTTATGCTCTGGCTAACCTCATAGGGATCCATTTCAGGAAATACTCAAAGGCCTTTGGTAATCGAAAGGATTTTTCCAGACTGTTTCCGACTCTGATGTTGTCGATTATTCTGATTATTACCGTTGTTAAGGCTTCTCTGGCACTTGCTCTTGGTCTTGTTGGTGCCTTATCTATTGTACGATTCAGAACCCCCATTAAAGAGCCCGAGGAATTGGTGTATCTCTTTCTGAATATTGGTATAGCGATCGCACTCGGTGCGGGGCAAACGTTTGCCGCTATTGCTGCCTGCTTTATTATCCTTGTGCTATTAATATTTTCCAGAAAGAAGACTGCACAGTCTTTCCATGAAAACGCTCTGTTTCTTTCGGTCAGTTACGCGATGGAAGCTGGCACATCAAAAGAGGCTATTCTTTCCGGCCTGAAGAATGTGCTCATTAATTATGTAACAAGAATGGAACTCAGTCGGCTTGATTTTTCTGAATCAAAAGTTGACGCACTGTTCTTTATCAATGTGGACAGCGCGGGAGAACTGGATTCGATCATGAACGAGCTGAACAACAAGTTTGATCATGTTGAAATATCGATACTTGAACAAAACGATATCTCAGGTCTTTAG
- a CDS encoding MFS transporter, with product MIDINTREYRRARFALGLGGFLIFCNLYLFQPLLPVMAEEFSVSAIRVNWLVAGGSLALSITLIPWAICSEIVGRYRVMMVSLFLLPVVGLFVLAADSLFALTLARAAMGAALAGFAAVAVAYMAEEFSPKALLIAVGAYVSANSFGGITSRVLGGVISQHWGWQTAVVVVALFSLAGAVAVYLLLPGAKHFSPQPEVSLRAHIRQVIAHIGTPELWTAMLIGGVNFALFVNLFSVMGLRLVAPPYFMPVSVASMIFLCYLSGSVTARLSGHWKSRFSVSSGILLGTAASFLGTLVALHESVLAMIVGLLLISSGSFFSHSMTYGWVSQKATKAKATANALYLVHYYGGGGLGGFYLIACWEMQGWAGVVLGGGVLYMVISVMALRLMRFERGGTKAARNPQVF from the coding sequence ATGATTGATATAAATACCAGGGAATATCGCCGGGCTCGCTTTGCCCTGGGATTAGGTGGCTTCCTGATCTTCTGTAACCTCTATCTTTTCCAACCATTGCTGCCGGTTATGGCCGAAGAGTTTTCGGTCAGTGCTATCCGGGTGAACTGGCTGGTAGCGGGTGGTTCACTGGCATTATCGATCACGCTGATTCCCTGGGCGATCTGCTCTGAAATTGTTGGGCGATATAGAGTCATGATGGTCAGCCTGTTCCTTCTGCCAGTGGTAGGGTTGTTTGTTCTGGCTGCCGATTCGTTGTTTGCCCTCACCCTCGCCCGGGCTGCCATGGGTGCTGCCCTGGCTGGCTTTGCGGCGGTGGCTGTGGCGTATATGGCTGAGGAGTTCTCGCCGAAGGCTTTGTTAATAGCCGTTGGTGCCTATGTCAGCGCTAACTCTTTTGGGGGGATTACCAGCCGGGTGCTTGGCGGTGTGATCTCTCAGCACTGGGGCTGGCAAACAGCTGTTGTTGTTGTGGCACTGTTCAGTCTGGCAGGGGCTGTTGCTGTTTATCTGCTGCTGCCCGGGGCAAAGCACTTTTCACCACAGCCTGAAGTCAGTCTGCGCGCCCATATACGTCAGGTGATTGCTCATATCGGAACCCCTGAATTGTGGACAGCCATGCTGATTGGTGGCGTTAATTTTGCCCTGTTCGTCAATCTGTTCTCAGTGATGGGGTTACGTCTGGTTGCTCCCCCTTATTTCATGCCAGTCAGCGTTGCTTCCATGATTTTCCTCTGTTACCTCAGTGGTAGTGTCACGGCGCGTTTGAGTGGTCACTGGAAATCAAGATTTTCCGTTTCGTCAGGTATTCTTCTGGGAACTGCTGCCAGCTTTCTGGGAACCCTGGTGGCACTTCATGAAAGTGTGCTGGCAATGATTGTTGGTCTGCTGTTGATTAGCAGTGGGTCGTTTTTCTCGCACTCCATGACCTATGGCTGGGTCAGCCAGAAGGCCACCAAAGCGAAGGCAACAGCCAATGCTTTATATCTCGTACATTATTATGGCGGTGGCGGTTTGGGGGGATTTTACCTGATAGCCTGCTGGGAGATGCAAGGCTGGGCGGGGGTTGTGCTGGGGGGCGGGGTACTCTATATGGTCATTTCTGTTATGGCACTCAGGCTGATGAGGTTTGAGCGGGGAGGGACAAAAGCAGCACGCAATCCTCAAGTCTTTTAA
- a CDS encoding LysR family transcriptional regulator, with the protein MNPRHLHYFVTLAETGNFTRASQKLHIAQPALSIAIKKLEHQFDMQLFHRNELHHNERRVTLTSEGSVLLIHAQRILQQIDDARLAMAELKGLEKGEVKLGVPNMLGSYYFPEILMAFKSRYPNIKLTLVEAGSHSIRKKLLEGELDLGIVSSDQVEDELVSKHLFNSEITAVVGKHHRFSGKSVLTFDDFFQEELAMFKSGYFHREYIDAVCRKYDFSPRYAFETNLLPMILSTVRHEFAITALLKMVADYEDDVIPIPFAKPIKLDIAISWRKNGYLSIAERAFIDFLTTEVNSQ; encoded by the coding sequence ATGAACCCCCGTCATCTCCACTACTTCGTCACGCTGGCCGAGACAGGCAATTTCACCAGAGCATCACAGAAACTTCATATTGCCCAACCGGCTCTCAGCATTGCCATTAAAAAACTGGAACACCAGTTTGATATGCAACTGTTTCACCGGAATGAACTTCATCACAATGAACGGCGCGTCACGCTCACCAGCGAAGGCAGCGTATTACTGATTCATGCCCAGCGGATTCTGCAACAGATTGACGACGCCAGGCTGGCGATGGCTGAGCTGAAAGGGCTGGAAAAAGGCGAAGTAAAACTGGGCGTACCCAATATGCTGGGGTCCTACTATTTTCCTGAGATATTAATGGCGTTTAAAAGCCGCTACCCCAACATAAAACTCACCCTGGTTGAAGCGGGCAGCCACTCTATCCGGAAAAAGCTGCTTGAGGGAGAACTTGACCTGGGCATTGTCAGCAGTGATCAGGTTGAAGACGAACTCGTGTCCAAACACCTGTTCAATTCTGAAATTACGGCGGTAGTGGGTAAACATCACCGGTTCAGCGGGAAATCCGTTCTTACTTTTGACGACTTCTTTCAGGAAGAGCTGGCCATGTTCAAGTCTGGCTATTTTCATCGTGAATACATTGATGCCGTGTGCAGGAAATATGACTTTTCCCCCAGGTATGCCTTTGAAACCAACCTGCTCCCAATGATCCTCAGCACGGTAAGGCACGAGTTTGCCATCACTGCCCTGCTGAAAATGGTCGCCGACTACGAGGATGATGTGATTCCCATCCCATTTGCCAAACCGATCAAACTGGATATCGCCATCAGCTGGCGCAAGAACGGTTACCTGTCGATTGCAGAACGTGCTTTTATTGATTTTTTAACGACAGAGGTCAATAGCCAATGA
- a CDS encoding sulfite exporter TauE/SafE family protein, with protein sequence MTLLIGLFIGLVLGLTGAGGSVFAVPLLLLVHVPLHQAIGLSLGAVAISAAIGAINKLPSGQIQWLPAVIFLTLGMITAPLGNWLNHFIEEAYLLTGFCILVLIVASRLWHQAEKQSDHTYSVRATSDRTAKDISDSESCASSGLVNNTGNKISARCFIPLSLGAMVTGLLSGLFGIGGGFLIIPTLLYLTEISMKQAVATSLVIITAVSTSGFVSFTLSNPLPDLNMLMRLAIAGSIGMLAGSQIGQHITGPKLQKTFAVLMVIIASVTLVRHL encoded by the coding sequence ATGACTCTGTTGATTGGATTATTCATTGGACTGGTCCTTGGCCTGACTGGCGCCGGTGGTTCAGTATTTGCTGTACCACTGCTTTTACTCGTGCATGTTCCCCTGCATCAGGCCATCGGTCTTTCACTGGGTGCCGTCGCTATCAGCGCAGCTATAGGCGCTATCAATAAGCTGCCTTCCGGACAAATTCAATGGTTGCCTGCTGTTATTTTCTTAACCTTAGGCATGATCACCGCCCCTCTTGGCAACTGGCTGAATCATTTTATTGAAGAAGCTTATTTATTAACGGGATTTTGTATACTGGTTTTGATTGTTGCCTCAAGGCTCTGGCATCAGGCAGAAAAACAATCCGATCATACCTATTCAGTTCGTGCCACTTCAGATCGTACCGCTAAGGATATATCCGATTCAGAAAGCTGTGCCAGCTCTGGCCTCGTCAATAATACGGGGAATAAAATCAGCGCCAGATGCTTTATCCCGCTCAGCCTTGGGGCAATGGTCACAGGCCTTCTGTCCGGGCTATTCGGCATAGGCGGCGGTTTTCTGATCATCCCCACCCTTTTATACCTGACAGAAATCAGCATGAAACAAGCGGTTGCAACTTCGTTAGTCATTATTACTGCTGTCAGTACATCCGGTTTTGTCAGTTTTACGCTCTCAAATCCCTTACCCGACCTTAATATGCTTATGCGTTTAGCCATTGCCGGGAGCATTGGCATGCTGGCAGGTTCGCAAATCGGCCAGCACATTACCGGGCCTAAGCTTCAAAAAACCTTTGCCGTACTCATGGTCATCATTGCCTCTGTAACGTTAGTACGACATCTATAG
- a CDS encoding MetS family NSS transporter small subunit, protein MTVGAILMMVFGFGVTVGGASLCIRKAMNNQ, encoded by the coding sequence ATGACAGTTGGCGCAATTTTAATGATGGTGTTTGGGTTTGGTGTAACCGTTGGTGGTGCCAGCCTGTGTATTCGCAAGGCGATGAATAATCAGTAG
- a CDS encoding sodium-dependent transporter, with translation MKREQWASRTGFILAAVGSAIGLGNIWRFPYMAYENGGGAFLIPYFVAMLTAGIPFMIMEFGLGHKMRGSAPKVFARLSAPTEVLGWFQVFIAAVIACYYVVIIGWGMSYFGLSVSQGWGADANAFFFGEYLRLGDHSPTSLGSLQWHIVVPLLLAWCVTFFAVFTGVRGGIERLGKVMIPVLFIMVVLFTLRVLTLPGAVDGLNWMFQPDFSKLSDPKVWSAAYGQIFFTLSVGFAIMLAYSSYLPEKSDINNNAFMTVFINCGFSLLAGVMIFSVLGYMAAQQGVGITEVVSAGVGLAFVTIPTAINMLPMPWLLGPVFFAALVVAGLSSHISIVEAVTSSVMDKLGWSRKKAASVMCGTGALISLAFATNGGLLLLDLVDYFMNNVALLGSCLVELVLVCWVFRKLPELQGHINGISEFTVGSWWTFCLRFMSVGILLVIVATNLVTAVTENYGGYATSDILLLGWGLMAVMLVLSTLLTQSRPLSSNFAAEA, from the coding sequence ATGAAACGAGAACAGTGGGCTTCGCGCACCGGGTTTATTCTTGCTGCAGTCGGCTCAGCAATCGGACTGGGAAACATCTGGCGTTTCCCCTACATGGCTTATGAAAACGGGGGAGGTGCGTTTCTTATCCCTTACTTTGTCGCCATGTTGACGGCAGGTATTCCCTTTATGATTATGGAGTTTGGCCTTGGACACAAAATGCGCGGTTCAGCGCCTAAAGTGTTTGCCAGGCTGTCGGCACCGACGGAGGTCCTTGGCTGGTTTCAGGTGTTTATCGCGGCAGTGATTGCCTGTTACTACGTGGTGATTATTGGCTGGGGCATGTCTTATTTCGGCCTGTCGGTTTCCCAGGGCTGGGGAGCTGATGCCAATGCCTTTTTCTTTGGTGAATATCTGCGTCTGGGCGACCATAGCCCAACGTCTCTGGGTTCATTGCAATGGCATATTGTGGTTCCCCTGCTGCTGGCATGGTGCGTGACTTTCTTTGCAGTATTTACCGGTGTTCGCGGTGGTATCGAACGCTTGGGTAAGGTTATGATCCCGGTTCTGTTCATTATGGTGGTGCTGTTCACCTTACGCGTACTGACTCTGCCGGGTGCAGTGGATGGTCTGAACTGGATGTTCCAGCCGGATTTCAGCAAACTGTCTGATCCCAAAGTCTGGAGCGCGGCCTATGGTCAGATCTTCTTCACCCTGAGCGTTGGTTTTGCCATTATGCTGGCGTACTCCAGCTATCTGCCTGAAAAATCCGACATCAACAACAATGCCTTTATGACCGTATTTATTAACTGCGGCTTCTCTCTGCTCGCGGGTGTCATGATCTTCTCGGTTCTGGGTTATATGGCGGCTCAACAGGGCGTAGGTATTACTGAAGTGGTGAGTGCCGGTGTTGGTCTGGCGTTTGTCACCATTCCTACGGCGATCAACATGCTGCCAATGCCCTGGCTGCTTGGTCCTGTATTCTTTGCTGCCCTGGTGGTGGCTGGCCTGAGTTCACACATTTCTATCGTCGAGGCGGTCACCTCTTCGGTTATGGATAAACTGGGCTGGAGTCGTAAGAAAGCCGCATCGGTTATGTGTGGTACGGGAGCTTTGATTTCTCTGGCCTTTGCGACCAATGGTGGTTTGCTGCTGCTGGATCTGGTTGATTACTTTATGAATAACGTTGCCCTGCTGGGTAGCTGTCTGGTCGAACTGGTTCTGGTTTGCTGGGTGTTCCGGAAGCTGCCAGAGCTGCAGGGCCATATAAACGGTATTTCCGAGTTTACGGTGGGTAGCTGGTGGACTTTCTGCCTGCGCTTTATGAGTGTTGGTATTCTGCTGGTGATTGTGGCGACCAATCTGGTCACTGCCGTAACGGAAAACTACGGTGGTTATGCAACGTCTGACATCCTGTTACTGGGTTGGGGCTTGATGGCGGTGATGCTGGTTCTTTCCACACTGCTGACACAAAGCCGTCCATTATCTTCTAATTTTGCGGCGGAGGCCTGA
- a CDS encoding MliC family protein, with protein MSVVSLKRSGALTACLILAGCASSTAVNNKTEQRLPLTSKAGSAFYYQCDKGFGFPAHGTENTITVDLKDGSHTLRQNQVASGFHYSLGKISLQGKGDEAYFNDGSQRYKCQIDRRKSLWEDARYRGADFIAMGNEPGWKLELSRKGDMLYVGDYGTVSFRIATPKSSHANKSPLVFAARDAEHSLWLSIEDKPCVDTMKGDRFDVSVSLVVDGRPLTGCGMILNPLYP; from the coding sequence ATGAGTGTTGTGTCTCTGAAACGTTCAGGGGCTTTGACGGCCTGCCTGATACTGGCAGGTTGTGCTTCGTCAACAGCCGTAAATAATAAAACCGAACAGCGCCTGCCGTTGACCAGTAAGGCGGGTTCTGCTTTTTATTATCAGTGTGATAAAGGTTTTGGCTTTCCGGCTCATGGAACGGAAAATACGATCACCGTTGATTTAAAAGATGGCTCTCACACATTAAGGCAAAATCAGGTGGCGTCAGGTTTTCATTACAGTCTTGGTAAAATAAGCCTGCAGGGAAAAGGAGACGAGGCATATTTTAACGATGGTTCCCAACGCTACAAATGCCAGATTGACCGCCGCAAAAGCCTTTGGGAAGACGCCCGTTACCGGGGGGCTGATTTCATTGCCATGGGGAACGAACCGGGCTGGAAACTGGAGCTGAGCCGGAAAGGTGACATGCTGTACGTTGGTGACTACGGCACAGTGTCGTTCAGGATTGCGACTCCGAAATCGAGCCATGCCAATAAAAGTCCCCTCGTATTTGCCGCCAGAGATGCAGAGCACAGCCTCTGGCTGTCGATAGAAGACAAGCCTTGTGTTGATACCATGAAAGGTGATCGCTTTGACGTGAGTGTCAGCCTGGTTGTGGACGGAAGACCTCTGACAGGGTGTGGAATGATCCTGAACCCGCTCTATCCGTAA
- a CDS encoding chalcone isomerase family protein, which translates to MKLILSICLMLFSFQSQASTLSWHEWQTVGQGKLTWGFWTIYDSELRTPTGHYAADQKQLALLITYRRDIDREALLKATSDQWQHLGISDDRRVLWLAELERIWPDVSKGDQLTFVLSGSGGLFFLAGKQLGSPIEADFSRAFINIWLSPKTAYPKLRLQLLGRN; encoded by the coding sequence ATGAAACTGATACTTTCGATCTGTCTTATGCTGTTCAGTTTCCAGTCTCAGGCCAGTACTTTAAGCTGGCATGAGTGGCAAACGGTTGGTCAGGGCAAACTAACCTGGGGCTTCTGGACAATCTATGATTCTGAGCTGCGAACACCAACAGGGCATTACGCAGCTGATCAGAAACAGTTAGCCCTGCTGATCACTTACCGGCGGGACATTGACAGGGAAGCCCTTCTGAAGGCGACCAGTGATCAATGGCAGCACCTTGGAATTTCAGATGACCGCCGGGTTTTATGGTTGGCAGAGCTTGAGAGAATATGGCCTGATGTGAGCAAAGGTGATCAGTTGACTTTTGTACTTTCAGGTAGTGGTGGTTTGTTTTTTCTGGCAGGTAAACAGCTTGGTTCCCCCATTGAGGCTGATTTTTCAAGAGCCTTCATTAATATCTGGCTGTCTCCGAAAACGGCATACCCCAAACTCAGGCTGCAGTTACTTGGCAGGAATTAG
- a CDS encoding DUF2878 domain-containing protein, which translates to MEMLNDMSENAKIVTAGAVFNLFWLVTVIGQTQYIWLSCGMLLISWWYIRGGFPFAVSLALPGIVMDVSLAHIGVYAFDEAFPVWLVVLWLGFSTFLWCIRKSILARAPVIIVALGCVGGTVSYLAGERLGAVTLALGLMKSAGIVAICWVLFSVLALWMVKIFDKFSYKDVNQ; encoded by the coding sequence ATGGAAATGCTCAATGATATGTCTGAAAACGCTAAGATCGTGACTGCCGGAGCAGTGTTTAATCTTTTCTGGCTTGTCACCGTTATTGGTCAGACACAATACATCTGGCTCTCTTGTGGCATGCTGTTGATCAGCTGGTGGTATATTCGCGGCGGATTTCCGTTTGCTGTATCTCTTGCTCTTCCCGGAATAGTGATGGATGTTTCACTGGCCCATATCGGAGTGTATGCCTTTGATGAAGCTTTTCCGGTCTGGCTGGTGGTTTTGTGGCTGGGCTTCTCTACTTTTCTGTGGTGTATTCGAAAGAGTATTCTAGCCAGAGCGCCCGTTATTATCGTTGCTCTGGGATGCGTGGGAGGCACTGTCAGTTACCTTGCAGGAGAGCGGCTGGGCGCAGTGACACTGGCGCTGGGGCTGATGAAGTCGGCAGGAATAGTCGCCATTTGCTGGGTGCTTTTTTCCGTGCTGGCGCTCTGGATGGTAAAAATTTTCGATAAATTCTCATACAAGGATGTTAACCAATGA
- a CDS encoding energy transducer TonB, translated as MLVSSTVHAAILLNNAWWAKPAEPDLTPYNRTIRLKLNPLPVYKEVSIQTKPSVSELPEPAETAPPPSQSKKPAPQKTQTIQRPAPVSRTRKIAEPVEAERQRMPAEAVPLTAMSPETSKPDAYPSQAPSQASDFEQWLATLQHAINQNKTYPYQARRRNLSGSVEVMLEVNPDGSLIKAEITRGRKVFHNSTLRAIRNAFPASRTHKDSPVTVHLTVHYQLRQP; from the coding sequence TTGCTTGTTTCTTCTACGGTACACGCAGCCATTCTGCTGAATAATGCCTGGTGGGCAAAACCCGCTGAGCCCGACCTGACTCCTTATAACCGAACCATCCGTCTGAAACTGAACCCGCTTCCCGTTTATAAAGAAGTTTCGATTCAGACAAAGCCATCCGTTTCCGAATTACCGGAACCAGCAGAGACCGCTCCTCCCCCCTCACAATCCAAAAAGCCAGCACCACAAAAGACCCAGACCATTCAACGTCCTGCCCCTGTTTCCCGAACCCGGAAAATAGCAGAACCGGTTGAAGCAGAACGGCAGAGAATGCCTGCAGAAGCCGTCCCTCTCACCGCCATGTCACCTGAAACCTCAAAACCAGACGCTTACCCGTCACAAGCACCCAGTCAGGCCAGCGACTTTGAACAGTGGCTGGCAACGTTACAACACGCTATTAACCAGAACAAAACCTACCCCTACCAGGCTCGACGTCGAAACCTGTCCGGAAGCGTTGAAGTCATGCTGGAAGTGAATCCGGATGGCTCGCTGATTAAAGCTGAGATTACCCGTGGCAGAAAAGTGTTTCACAACAGTACTCTCAGAGCCATTCGAAATGCTTTTCCTGCGTCACGGACTCACAAAGACAGCCCTGTTACTGTTCATCTGACTGTCCACTACCAGCTCAGACAGCCCTGA
- a CDS encoding DMT family transporter, which produces MTQTNKADIVVFLTTILAAAGWIFTKMATGGMPALLFLGLRFTCAGLVVLLFCTKQLKQLSGKQLLMATQTGLVQAIGLAIWVTAISLSEQLSEGAFITSTLVIMVPFVGRLFFGTSIQREVLIALPLACAGLALLALDTSWQFEPAQLLFLTSALFFALHINLLSHFGKGIPALPMTSIQLLTVGMVGLLGFSLFETLPASISPDIWWWLTASVLLATSLRYFLQTWGFKYSNPTYAAVIMILEPVWTSLLSVLWLGESLTGRNIAGCLIILAALLITRYQQLLDLFPEKNAAAIDTFCEAKQKY; this is translated from the coding sequence ATGACTCAAACCAATAAAGCCGATATTGTTGTCTTTCTGACAACTATTCTGGCCGCTGCCGGCTGGATATTTACCAAAATGGCAACCGGAGGGATGCCTGCACTTCTGTTTCTTGGACTGCGCTTTACCTGTGCTGGCCTGGTGGTTTTGTTATTTTGCACAAAGCAGCTAAAGCAGCTTTCTGGTAAGCAGCTTCTTATGGCAACCCAGACCGGACTGGTTCAGGCCATTGGCCTGGCTATCTGGGTGACGGCGATCAGTCTGTCAGAACAGTTAAGCGAAGGTGCCTTTATCACCAGCACATTGGTGATTATGGTGCCTTTTGTCGGCCGACTGTTTTTCGGAACCTCGATCCAGCGAGAGGTTTTAATTGCTCTGCCACTGGCTTGTGCCGGACTGGCACTGCTGGCACTGGACACCAGCTGGCAGTTCGAGCCTGCGCAACTTCTGTTTCTGACTTCAGCCCTGTTTTTTGCCCTGCATATCAACCTGCTCAGCCACTTTGGCAAAGGGATACCGGCTTTGCCAATGACCAGCATTCAACTGCTGACGGTCGGAATGGTCGGACTGCTGGGTTTCAGCCTGTTTGAAACCTTGCCAGCCAGCATCAGTCCGGATATCTGGTGGTGGCTTACCGCTTCGGTTCTGCTGGCTACCAGCCTGAGATACTTTTTACAGACCTGGGGCTTTAAATACTCCAACCCCACTTATGCAGCAGTCATCATGATTCTGGAACCGGTATGGACATCACTGCTGAGTGTTTTATGGCTTGGAGAATCACTGACCGGCCGTAACATCGCCGGTTGCCTGATTATTCTGGCTGCTCTGTTGATAACCCGCTATCAACAACTGCTTGATCTGTTCCCGGAAAAAAACGCGGCAGCCATAGACACTTTCTGCGAGGCAAAGCAGAAATACTGA
- a CDS encoding TVP38/TMEM64 family protein, with protein MKIRAFLTDNRKSLLGLGLLSCMPLVFSSLAAALLLHNESWLLGLDTMQWLPLYLLSAITMALAMTPSTFIALISGYFLGWDATAFMLAAYLLASALGYKAGQFLDGGRLLRSLHQQAKVRQFLDGLRLQEWPLMIMVRLSPVLPFSVMNLLMPAIKVRFNTFLVAGFFGMLPRTLFSIWLGIQAKGLINLLQSPDDNPSSAIFLIFLTVLSVGGLVWLIQRTARQILSGNNH; from the coding sequence ATGAAAATCCGCGCCTTTCTGACAGACAATAGGAAAAGCCTTCTGGGCCTCGGCCTGTTGAGCTGCATGCCTCTGGTGTTCAGCTCACTGGCTGCCGCCCTGCTACTTCACAACGAGTCATGGCTGCTTGGGCTAGATACTATGCAATGGCTGCCACTGTACCTGCTGAGTGCAATAACCATGGCACTGGCCATGACACCCAGCACCTTTATTGCCCTGATCAGTGGTTATTTCCTTGGCTGGGACGCCACGGCATTTATGCTGGCAGCCTACCTTCTGGCCTCGGCGCTGGGTTATAAAGCCGGCCAGTTTCTGGACGGCGGACGCCTTCTCAGAAGCCTTCACCAGCAGGCAAAAGTTCGACAGTTTCTTGATGGGCTGCGTCTTCAGGAATGGCCCCTGATGATCATGGTGAGACTATCCCCCGTGCTGCCCTTTTCCGTTATGAACCTGTTAATGCCTGCGATAAAAGTCCGGTTCAATACCTTTCTGGTCGCCGGGTTCTTTGGAATGCTGCCAAGAACGCTGTTTTCTATCTGGCTGGGCATTCAGGCCAAGGGGCTTATAAACCTGCTGCAATCCCCTGACGACAATCCTTCCAGTGCTATTTTTTTGATATTTTTGACTGTTCTGTCGGTTGGCGGGCTGGTCTGGCTTATCCAGAGAACAGCACGGCAAATATTATCAGGAAATAATCATTAA